The Rhododendron vialii isolate Sample 1 chromosome 5a, ASM3025357v1 genome contains a region encoding:
- the LOC131326414 gene encoding uncharacterized protein LOC131326414 isoform X2 — protein sequence MNGTRIGRSAPDRQEAAKQHPWIPKSSGSTVQGPAPQPTKCSNNDLANQDPLHPTQEKREDEERKKNIIRDSPLLERKFCLPIKGRAGSMGSNHGLRYLQEQTTANYLIIWKVLQYTPLFECIGQF from the exons ATGAACGGCACTCGGATCGGCCGCTCTGCACCCGATCGACAGGAAGCTGCCAAGCAGCATCCCTGGATCCCAAAGAG CAGTGGAAGCACAGTTCAGGGGCCAGCGCCGCAACCGACAAAGTGTTCCAATAATGATCTTGCTAATCAAGACCCTCTGCACCCCAcacaagaaaaaagagaagatgaggaaagaaaaaaaaacatcataagAGACTCTCCCTTACTAGAAAGAAAGTTTTGTCTTCCAATCAAGGGCAGAGCTGGATCAATGGGCTCGAATCATGGCTTACGATATCTTCAGGAACAAACCACCGCTAATTATTTGATCATTTGGAAAGTACTACAATACACACCGCTATTTGAATGCATCGG ACAGTTCTGA
- the LOC131326414 gene encoding uncharacterized protein LOC131326414 isoform X1, with protein sequence MNGTRIGRSAPDRQEAAKQHPWIPKSSGSTVQGPAPQPTKCSNNDLANQDPLHPTQEKREDEERKKNIIRDSPLLERKFCLPIKGRAGSMGSNHGLRYLQEQTTANYLIIWKVLQYTPLFECIGYVRTPLNQIDFIAF encoded by the exons ATGAACGGCACTCGGATCGGCCGCTCTGCACCCGATCGACAGGAAGCTGCCAAGCAGCATCCCTGGATCCCAAAGAG CAGTGGAAGCACAGTTCAGGGGCCAGCGCCGCAACCGACAAAGTGTTCCAATAATGATCTTGCTAATCAAGACCCTCTGCACCCCAcacaagaaaaaagagaagatgaggaaagaaaaaaaaacatcataagAGACTCTCCCTTACTAGAAAGAAAGTTTTGTCTTCCAATCAAGGGCAGAGCTGGATCAATGGGCTCGAATCATGGCTTACGATATCTTCAGGAACAAACCACCGCTAATTATTTGATCATTTGGAAAGTACTACAATACACACCGCTATTTGAATGCATCGGGTATGTACGTACTCCCTTGAATCAAATTGACTTCATAGCATTTTGA
- the LOC131326413 gene encoding uncharacterized protein LOC131326413: MEYEVLYRQVQGPKYDCLLFDLDDTLYPASSGLAASCGKNIRDFMVEKLGIDRSEIPALGNLLYKNYGTTMAGLRAIGYDFDYDEYHSFVHGRLPYENLKPDPVLRHLLLSLPIRKVIFTNADKVHAAEALSRLGLEDCFERIICFESLNPIHKSTASDDEDDIEFVGSSISSTTASSNKIFDIVGHFSQPEPRSALPKTPIVCKPSEKAIELALENANISPQRTLFFEDSVRNIQSGKRVGLHTVLVGTSRREKGADHTLESIHNIREALPELWEVDKKTEVSYPGKLAVETSVTA, from the exons ATGGAGTACGAGGTTCTGTACAGGCAGGTTCAGGGGCCGAAATACGACTGCCTTCTGTTTG ATTTGGATGATACCCTCTATCCGGCTAGTTCCGGTTTGGCAGCTTCGTGTGGCAAGAATATTCGAG ATTTCATGGTCGAAAAGCTTGGCATAGACAGGAGCGAAATCCCGGCTTTGGGCAATTTGCTGTACAAGAACTACGGGACGACAATGGCAGGCCTTAGG GCAATAGGGTATGACTTCGACTACGATGAGTACCACAGTTTTGTTCATGGGAGACTGCCTTACGAGAATCTAAAACCAGACCCTGTCCTGAGGCATCTTTTGCTCAGTTTGCCAATCCGCAAAGTC ATATTCACAAATGCAGACAAGGTCCATGCTGCCGAGGCACTAAGCAGGCTTGGGCTTGAAGACTGTTTTGAGAGGATTATTTGCTTTGAGAGTCTGAATCCCATTCACAAGAGTACCGCATCTGATGATGAAGATGACATTGAATTCGTTGGCTCAAGTATATCTTCGACGACAGCTAGTAGCAACAAAATATTCGACATAGTCGGTCACTTCTCTCAACCTGAACCTAGGTCGGCATTACCAAAAACGCCAATCGTTTGCAAACCATCAGAAAAAGCCATCGAACTAGCTCTTGAGAATGCCAACATTAGCCCCCAGAGAACA CTATTCTTCGAAGATAGTGTCCGCAACATTCAGTCTGGAAAGCGCGTAGGCCTGCACACCGTGCTG GTTGGCACTTCACGCAGAGAGAAAGGTGCAGATCACACACTAGAAAGCATACACAACATCCGGGAAGCGTTACCGGAACTTTGGGAAGTGGACAAGAAAACGGAAGTCAGTTACCCAGGAAAGCTCGCAGTGGAAACATCAGTGACAGCTTAG